tagaattttctttctctaaaatattctctctcttgattgattctctctctaaaaaaggttagtgaatgaagaaatttcttttaataagtctgatctgattctaatgaagaatcttgatccatgattgtcagacagcgtactggcacccaccttgatcagaccatgaatctttagatttgatcatccatgatcccgatctagtcatgacttgatttgatcatgttgatttcaccaatcaagatattggaccaatcataatgttggattgtgtcatctgatcaattcgaattgtacctcattaatttctctctcctctaattgtctctctctacttgattttatgaaatcgatgaagaaacctcgtcctatcacttcgaatccgatttaatctaatagtcaaactttggatcatttaggtcctaattagattttgattagataaaattagatgatcggacccaatctaaaccgttgaaatatggtattcgtattctttctaattattaaaattgattctgtataggattgtggatgtttgatcatgggatattgcgatatgatctacgaacagaatttttggaaaaaaatttatagaattatgtggatttattggagtgtgttcgaggtaagtaatgtttcactttttctagatttatcggcaaattataatgtatttttctgacatgatttgtgaaacgatgcatgaattggatgaatggtattttgttatgaaaatatcttatttgaaatgttatgatgaagcatgattgaacatattgatttcgtgatgcattatattgattgatttcgatattacatgattatatgttttattatcgaaattagaatatgaaatatgatttatgaagaattatgatataagaaacattatgaattgacaacctaactatgtaaaggaccccgccaatgggggcatatacgttggcaattgattgtcctgagggtttatgtcgccagcgagaccagcgacatttcgtcagagagaccagcgacaaaccgccagcgagaccagcgattccaaaggacatggctgtcagatgattcgcagcctaccgcaagcagatacgcggtattatgaccctgccacagaaaaaatgtggtcataactcatggttgacgaaaagaaattgaagaacaaaagaaattgaaatctcgaaagaaacttgaattttcggaaaagtaatgaatttggcatgaattatattgcataattaaaattgattttgaattgatgaactctatatgcttattttctataaatgattatttacttaaatgcctgatgaaatctattgaaaagtgatcattgtttattgggctgtctagctcattacctcttattttactgtttttacagatgttgaggaattaagatgatacaagatataactggaagagtgatcagaagcagaatctctagacttttattttcggttgaaaatcttattgcatttgatgtaaggactatgaatcattgttgaatttatcgagacattaaagaaaaaatttaggtcgttatgttttggatttaaattattatctaattattccgctgttggtttaagatagcatgataagatgccttgcatgcttataggaagagttttctatgagtatgcggcggttgctatgaccctcgattcacaatcttggatcggaggcgtgacaggCGCCATCTCCCCAAGCTCGGCCCCTTCCCATCCCAACATCCAGCACCTCAACGGGCTTCTCCGACGCAGCCTTCCAGAAGAGGGTCGACTTCCTTGAACCCGCCGAGCAAAGATCGGGCGAGAGCCTTCGCCCACGCGGTGTAGCGTAGGGTTTCCCCTTGCACAAGACAAGATTATACCAGATCGATTTTTATACGTGGACTACTCATACAACATGAGCATAAACACAACAAACGACATCCGAAAAAAGATtatccccctccccccccccccaaaaaaaaaagaaaaaagcgtGCAAAGCGGCAGCAAACATCCGTAGAGCTCCTCTGGAATGTTCGATAACGAACTTGACAATCCATTCCATAACATTATTCATCTAGATATAGTATAATCTTCTGATGatcttaatttttgaaaaattatatcctGTATCATAATAGTTTTGCATGCGTCATATATTTGTCTCAAATTATCTCTCTGGGCACCTCAGATTTGATTTGTTTCGATGGTGCATTGCTTATAATGTACATATAGTATAGGACAGAATTTCTTCCGAAGATGCCGgtataattttttcaatttgttccaGCGAGAGTTTGCTCCTCAGGGCCTGGAAGTTGCGGCAACCAAAATTTTAACTGCcatacaaaataattatttttattttttattttttattttttatgacgttatcaaatattattttttaatttttattttttaaaaattaaaaaataaaaaaaaaatatttttttaatgactaaccaaacACACCCAAAGCTAGCGGAGCATGTTCCTTCTTCTCTCCACAGAATTATATCGTGCTCTTTCAGGTGTCAAGAGCTCGTACCAGCATCGGAATCTCAACTGGAGTCTCTCTTCCCGGCGAGTCTGGAACATCTACAAGATTTTTGTTAAGCCTTGATCGTTTAGGGTTTTGCTCCAGAACTGTTTTATTTTGGTTCAAGTCATCACAATTTTTCTCAATAGCTATGTACAAACGCACAGTAACTGGTTTTGCTATTTCAGATTCAACCGTCCACTCATTTAATCGTGATTGTTTGCTTATAGGGCTCAACGCAGATGCCCCAACTCAAAATATGGAACCTAATTTTTGCCCATGTCAGTACCGCTGGCGACAATATGAGTTCTACCAGCTCAGAATCAACAGCTGATTCAGGCGGTCCAAAATGGAATGATTGGAGAACTTCATCGATGACTTTACAGCACTGGAGTTGTGGTTTTAGTCATAGGGCTCAAGTCAGATACTAAAATTCATAGCATAGAACTCATTGCAGTCAGACCTTTTGCGTTTTTTCTTTCTAAAGAGGAATGGCCCACCCACTGAAGTTGGAATTTGCAAGTCAATTTTGATTCTGTTTGATGGAAATTGAAGCATCTCAAATTAGAATTCAGTATGACACCCGCAAATTACATAATGATAGAAACTGATATGCTAACACAAGCCTCTGGCATCTCACGATATCTGGCAATTCCAATGGTCTACAACCATCTTCTTCACCACACACAGATCCGGatttaaaggaaaaaataaaaagaaaagaaaaatatcgaCAAAGGAATTGAAAGGGGAGAAAAAAAAGACAGtgaatttacatatctcatgAACCAACAAACCAAACGAACAGATCCAGAGGGATAACTGGGATGTTTGGATTCTCAACCCAACTAAGTATTCAAGGCCATGAACAAACTCTGCTTTCTCGCATGCTCTGGAACAAGGCGTTCAAGAGCATTTGGAGGTATGCACATTATCTCTGCAGAGGCCAAGAGAAGGCAAGTCAGAAACAGAGGCCTATGAATCAATGCAAATGCTGAAAATGTACATATTTACTTGCACATATGTGATCAgctaaaaattgaaaattataaaataaaaggtAGAAAATATACTGGGTTTATATGCTTTATGAATCATTATATAGGTAGAATATTAGCAAAACTTTGGACATTAAATTTCCAAAACAAGTATTCAATCAAAGATGGTAATATGGTTATATAATGCTTATATAAAGATCATGTACCGGGACTGCTTCATTGGACCCTCAACAAGTTCTGAATTACTGACTACAAATGGTAAAATTGCACTGAAGAATTTGTAGATAAATGACACATTTAAGTTAttgcattcataatatgatattgGAAATCAAACAAGCAAAATATAATTCACATCGCCTAAGTATTGCCTCATGGTAGATAAAGGAGATTACAGAAAAACAGGTATAAAGATGAAATAGAGCAACAGTCCAATGACAGGTCAGCAAGCTCTTGGAGGTAGGATGGCGTTTGAACAGTTAGAAAGTCACAGCCACATGTGAATTTATATGATATTAGCTGACAGAAATATGAGAATTACTTGCTATGCTATGATCAATGTCTGAAGAGTTCATTACCTTGAGGTTTAAAGTTGAAGAGCGGAGGAAGAGGACGACCATTGGGTAGACGAGTATCTGGATCTCTCAGCTCATCAAAGAAAGGGTGCATGCAGGCTTCCAACTGCAGGTTCTCACATGCTCAGAATTCAACAGTATAATGGTACCATCTCAAATAAATAATGCTATTCGAAGGGTATGATCTGATCCTGAACTTACAGCAGTGCACCGGAGATTTGGCGAGTACTGCAGAAACCTGCATACCAGGTCAACTGCTTCTGGGGGCAGTCGCTTTTGAAAAACCTGGagcaagaaaaatatcaaaatataatttttttttaaaaaaaaccatAAGGGCTATTAATACACCAACTTTTGGTCTTATCTGAAATCTCCCACTGATGTAATTTGTATGGGTATCTTAATTAGGTTTATGCATGCAGCTGCTCTGTTCTCAAACTAGCAGATTGAACAATATATTAATGCTATGTCCAAGTTAACGAATTTACAGAGCCTAAATAGGgattaaattattaagaaaagcgATTGTGCATTTAAGCAAGACCTTCAGAGCTGTGCTAGCTGGAAAGATACAGTTTTCATAAGCTGACGCAAAAGTTGAACTGTCCTATACATTCAAGACAACGTGCAACTAGCCAGAAAATTCAAATAATTCAAACAATTGTGTAGAAATTTAACTTATATGGATGATTGTCCGGAAAAGAGGAACTTAAGTCTCTTGATCTTTTGTTGGATTAGCCAACATGAACATGCATAGGAGATGTCAGACCATAATAAGCCAAAATAATCAGGATCGACATGCATGCGAGATGTTGAGCCATGCATGAGGCAAACGCTTCTGATTGAAAAGGAAGCTTCCTCTTTCTTAACAACTCGACTGGTGGTCTTCAAGAAAATTTGAGCTAATACAAGAGGGTCAGTCAGGTGTTGTTAGCGATACTCGTTCTTCCAAATTCTCTTTTACAAGATTATTTGCTGTCATATCTTGACAAAGGATGACATCCTTCTATTAACTATTTCTTTTTATTGAATTAATGTGAGAGCTAGTCTTCCCACAACTGGATCGGGATGCAGCTGCATACTTCATTACCCAACAGTAAAGTGCACTTTGCTGGTCCTCTTAATAGCTCTTATTTCCAATTTATTAAACTGTTTCAAACTAAGATGGTCAAATTGACTGAGCTACTTAAACTGTTTCAAACTAAGATGGTCAAATTGACTGAGCTACCTTGCCTCCCAAACTTTCCATTTCTAGAAGAGAACAGCTTCAGTTTGAGCTAACAACAAATTTGAACCTAGATGGTTTAACGAAAAATCATCTGATTATATATAGAACAAGTAACCAGAATCCAAAAATTCATACATTAGTAGCATGACTTATTTGAGATCATGAATTTCATTGCCACCTCAATTTTTTCCAGATTTCATGCAGTAGTTTTACTTGTTCCAGACATGTATCCACAGGATGTGTTCCTACTGATGCTTCAGATGATAGTTAAACAGCATGATTTAgctttgaaaaaagtttcaagtcCTTTATTTATGTATAAGTTACGATATTAGACATTCCAAAACATACTAAACTGCAAAATCAAGGGcatattcaaatttaaaaaaaggcATCCATCTCATTCATCATAGCAAGATGATTAAGGACGGCCAAACTGTCTTGAACCACCCGATCCGAAGCATActaacttggaccagtcagttactTGGGATGCACAGCCTTCCGATTCAGTCTGGGCCTCGAATTAGTCCAAACCAGATGGAACCGCTTGGTTTGACTCAGTTCAAGGTAGTTTGGGCGGTTCATGTTTTATATAACCATCCACGGCTAAGCCAGACCCTCACTCACCTCTCAAGTCATGCCTTTTGCTCATTTCTCTTGCACTAGCATTAGGTTTTCATTATCATGCTGCTGCCTACAACAATAACAACGATGACAGACTGATATGCATCCATCTCTCCCTCTGTCTCTCTCTCATCCTCCCTATTCTCTCGCTCTCTCACTCGCCTCTagctctccatctctctctcaaCCTCTCTGTTCAAGGAAGCCCTATGCTCTCTCTatccccctccctctccttctccatcCCCCTAGTTTTGGTATGCCTCGGTTTGGTAATGTACAGAAACCAGTAGTCGGCCAATATGACCCCTAATACTAGTTTGGTGAACCTTGAAGATGATAATTAGGATATATGTATGATTAGCTAGATCCAAATCCTTGAGGATGGACCACTCAAGACTTGAACACGAAACTTCTAGTTCCTAGGCAGAGAGGTATAACCATTGAGGCAACCCTTAGTTCATGACAATTAAGATATTTAAATGCAATAAGCATGTCTTGATAAGCACCATCTGCGATGTTCCACATCATGTACCCTCCACTTATTTTATATAGCAGAAACATCGAAAAGTTTGTTAATATGATATTTGAAACAGCCATAGTACCATTCCTCTATGTTGTTGACAAAATCAGGTCTTTGGGGGAGGTCATAGTTGGTAGTTGTTCTTAATTCCATCACAGCTGAAGAATGGAAATGACTATTTCTTAGCATGCATATCCTCAAGCTGGAAATGATTCAATAATATCACAAACAAACATGTTTCACAGACCTATATCTGGAACTGTCATTTTTTGTGTGGAACACTACTGGTTgtcttataattgtatatgaaagtTCTACAaccacaacagaaaaaaaaaatgtcatcTTCAACAATTCAAAACTTGTATATATATGACTAAGCTTTCAatcaatgcattatagattaactaaCTAGATGACAACTTAACTGCTCAATGGTTGTATATATTTAGAAGCCACGAGATGAGTTAAATTTTTGGGATGATTGATCATTATAGAtaatgtgtttaagttgtatatATTTACAAGCCACGAGATGAATTCCTTACATTTTGGTATATTTGATCGTTATAGATAATGTGTTCAACCATAAACACAGGAAAGTGGAGATCACATACTGCTAGAAAAGGATATATTATTATACATcctcaaattttaattttcatacgTTTCATCCAATTAAGCCAACCTGGTATAAATGGTGTCAGGCATTTTAGTTTGAGTATCAAGGTGAAAAAACAGAAAACATGCTTCCTATTtggcaaatattaaaaaaaaaaaaaatcttctttagatttcttcttcttttaacgtGAAGGTATTCCAAAATCATCATACCAGGAGTGTAGTCTTTCTTCCCTTacaaaaaataatgtcatcaagtATGACAAactctcttccttttctcttaAGAAGGCAATAGAATATTCATTAGAATCCAAAGAAAGAAAGTTCATAAAAAGGTACTCAACAAGATTAGCGGAAAGTATAATGCTTTATGCCCTATATTGATGCTTTCAGGGGTTTGGACAAGCAATCAGTCAAGCTAAATCTCAATAAAAAAATGGCTAGACACATTTGCCCAAATAAGATGAACAAAGTCATACAAAACTAAGATACTTAGTTTGTATTTACCTTATGCCATGGATGTGCCTTTATCTGTGGAAACTTAAACTCGGTGTAATTTGGATTCATGCACTTTATCTCTTCTCTTGTGGGCGTTCCCAGAACCTTTGAAACATATCCATGGACACAGAACTGGGATTCAGAAAACCAGGAGAATATAAAGAGGATGTGCACTTATTATATAATGGTATCACCTTGATGATCTCAACCAGCTGATCAACTCCACTTTCTCCAGGAAACAAGGGCTACACTAGCCATGCATTTGACTTAAATATTAGAACTTTTGGAGTAATAAGGAGTAGAAAACCTGATGAAACACTATATACAATAGcatagaatttaaaaattacaaattaaacTTCCAAATGAGAAAGAAACAACCTGCCCAAGTATCAACTCAGCCATTACACAGCCTGTAGACCACATGTCAATTGCGGTTGTATACTCAGTTGCACCAAATATGAGCTCAGGTGCACGATAATATCTCGAGCATATGTAAGAGATATTTGGTTCTCCTTTCACCTGGATTATAACAACAGAACCATAGCTTAAAGCAATCAAACaaaaaatattatgcaaagaAGGCTTACCAATACTTTTGCACTGCCAAAATCACACAATTTGAGCTGTTGCGTATGTGGATTAACCTGAAAACAACAGTTTAGTATGTGGTGATCAGCATAATCAATGAATTTTCAAGAGTTTATGCAAGACATGTTTCAGCTGGAGACAGCATCAAATCCAACTGGTTCAATAATTACCATGTCTATATTATTCACTTGTCATGGCAAAACTATATTAATGAAATATAACATTTCTCTAAGTCAACTAATGTCCCCCATTTAATTGAGAGCTTCTTACAAGTTGATACCTATGCATGTGACTGGAGACTTATAAACCTGGCTTACAGCATGTGCACGGTGAATATGCAAAACAAAAACTAGGATAAGAGAGGACATGGAACACTTAATAACAATCAAACATCCTATCACCACTTTGAGAATTAACTGCCTCAGAAAACCAAGGATTTTCTGCTCATCATACATGTGTAAAGACACAACAGTagacatattttttaaattctcgCTACACGGCTAGCCgagctaaaaaaatatttttcaacagCAAGACTACtaatttgatgatgaaaatacATTTAAAGCCTGGATTTCTGGAAAATAAATATCAAACGCTTGATGTGACCGTGAAAAGCCTTCCTTGAGCCTGTTGATGGCAGTATGTTAAAGATTGTGAGTATGCATGCATATGGATGCAAACAGACAACATGATTGTGATATACAGATGGGGCACAGTTAGAAGTCTGTCTAATATAAATACATTCTcaggaagaagagagaaggatCTTACAAGCAAGTTTTGAGGTTTAATATCTCGATGACAGATGCCAACACTGTTATGGATGTAAGCAAGTGCTCTGCATATCTGAAAAAATGAAGAATTGCATATACAATAAGATTCATACggtctcatgaaaaaaaaaaaaattaaaaaaaaagggtcAAGGCAGCTTCCAATGACAACCTGAGGATTATTTTCGCTGAAAGTATCGTATGTACAAATTAGCATGTTCTTTATCATTATTATGACAGTTAAATGAACAAAAGATCAGATCAGGCACAAAACCTGATGTAGAGCAAAATAACATAAACTATGAACCAACAGCGATTCCAAATAGGGGTAAGGCTTATTGGTTGTGTCTATGCTTATGGAAGACATGTTAATGAACTCATAAAAGGATCTAATGGGCCGAACTCAACTTGTGGATGTAACATTTGctggtttgtgtgtgtgtgtgtgtgtgtgtgtgtgtgagagagagagagagagagagagtcaagcATAAGGACCTAACTGGCCAACCAAGACTGCATGCATCCCTTGATGATGCAGTCCACTTGGATGTTTTGCACTTTTGCTTCGACGAGTAATGCATTCCATGTATATGCAAGTATGTGTATCCCTCTATCTAGATCTGTATGCATGCACAAGAATGTGCTTGTATGTCTAAAAGCAAAGGAATTAGCCACATAGCCATAGTTTTTCCATTCAACATTAGAGCTACTTACAAAAGTAACAAGCATGATTTGATGTAAACCAAGGTTAAAAAATGAGCACTGCAATTGGACTTGTCTATCATGTCAAACTTTGGTAAGTAATTATCCGACACTGCAATACACTTGTTGTGAATATATCTTGATGTcaacaaggttttaaatcctatggGATGAGGGTATCCCGGTTTTTCCACAAAACAGGATGCCCTTTGATTTTTTCCCTATCTAGGCGGCTGTCCCGGTAAGCACCCTCCATCTCTCTCCTCCCCCACTattctttcatttctttctttcgttcgttctttttccttctttatttcctttctttcttttccttcttcatttctttcttcttcattcctttctttctttcttttcctgcttcctttctttcctttttcttcttttttccttcacttcttccttctttccttccttgctttttcttctcccttcctttcttctttgctttttcttctcccttccttccttccttttctctttcctttttcttctcccaCCCCTGATCCCAGTCCCCTTTTTTCACAGGAATGGACAGAACGGTCGGGACACTGCCCATCCCACCAGTTTTTAAGACCTTAGATAGATGTTAATACATCAAAGGATGGCCTTCTTTGATTTAATATTACCATATCAAACTTTTTGTGTAAAACTGAAATGTTACcattagatttgatacatcaacTTTGCATTTCAAGTCATTTGACTCTGCGCATGATGGCATCATGCAAAAATTAACATATCCGGCCCTTTCCTACCAATCGCGgcattcaaaatgaagaaaagcATATTAAAGTTACCTTCCATAGATGGCGTACATATGCAAGTTATGCAACTAACATGAAATAATCTATTGTATGAGTATTCATTACATTATATAGCCCCACTCTGTAGTCTCGACGTATTTTTGAAGAGCAACATCTCAAGGCATAAGGTGAATCAAGTCCTATTCCTATATaagctttttcttctttttcttgttttgtagggaaaagaaaaaagaaaaggcttATGTGAAGCTCAATTCACCTCATATATGACTTCTAGTATAACTTACATGTCTGATGCATATATGCAGTAACGCATGTACATATGTAATTAACTATGTAAGATCCTAACCAGACAATAGTTTCATGCATTTGTAGCACAATGTTCCATACACCAAATCATCATTCAATGACAGATTGGATTGGAATGGTTGCTAGGAGGATGAATTATTTCGCAAAGTGAAATTTTTATATAGCATGCAGTGAGAAGTAACATATTAAATTATCATTGAAACTAAAATATTGACTAATCTGTAGAGTGTCTAGCATACTGAATTTTAAGAAATTTGAAATAGGACATCTCTATCTTTCAGATGTGTGAGAAAATATGATTGAACATGTATATAATGAATAATTGCTTGGACTAGTTAGGATATATGCTCTATACAAGTTACTAAATCTTGTTAGATATTATTTTAGACTAGTCAAGCAGCATGCAGAAGTGCCAAAAATAGATGTGCGGTACAGATGCTATCATGATGAGCCAATCTGAAGCATCAACAATGTAATGAAGTATTCCCAATATATGGATGTCTAAGACATCAAGGAACCCAAGTTTTGGAGTTTCTGGGTGATACCAGTAGTTGGTACTACTACTCACCTGTCATAATTCAGACAATGACTATGATTGGTAGCTAAACCCTTGAAACTACACTTTACAAAGTTTTCTGAGTCAGACAATAACAAATTCAGAAAATCCTAAGACCCTGTTTGGATGCCGGAGCATCTTACCCAGCGATAGATTATGTTTTTAATCTACGCTTAGCCAAAAAACTAGGAGTTTAATGGGAAATCTTTATTCCTAGCAGCCCTTAAAGTTAAAACACCTTTCAGATGGAACACAGAATCCTATTTTGCAGTGGATTGCCAGATGGAATGCTCCCCTCATTGTTTAAGATTCTTTTCCTTCCATCACCTTCTCCAAGAACAAAATATCCTGCCACCATATAAGTTACTCTGGCAATCAGGCCCTAAAATATTTGTTTTAAGGTTAAAGAAGACATCTCTTGCTTCGAATTAGCCAGTATTGCATCTTCTATAAAATAACAGTTAGTCTACATCTGGAAACTTTCATAAATTATACTAAATCACCAGCATGTTAGTCATTTACAGGAAACCAGCTGGTGGGTCTTCATAGCTAATGGATACGAGCAGATTCACCACCTTCTCATATACCAATTGTAGTGAATctagaaatttatttttctatagtgTTCCCCTTCCACAACTTCTTGCATATTACCATGAATGATAGTTGCATGATGCCATAACAGTTGTGATAAACATATGCTTAAATTTACTACTATATCCTTaattcattgtagagatgcaggaCTTCTAGGGTCAGAATTAAATCAGTTGTGTACTGGACTCTGTACCTACAAGTTTAGTTCTAATCATGGTCACTTGACAAGACAGAATTGGGTTTCCGGGAGCATCAAGTAAAAAGCCAACCATGACTAGACATGGTAATCATAATCAGATATGACCAAACAAGGTCATCTCCAACAAGCTGGAAAAAGTTGATGCATGAAGTAATTTCTTAAAATGGCCTGTGATTTGAGAGAATCCTGAGTCAGTTgactataatttaaaattttgattttttttttaaaaaaaaaaattgatggtggACGCCTAACACAACTTAAAGACATCCTACTTGCTGCATAAAACAAAATTTTACTGTTGTTGGCATGAAATATTAGTTACATTAGCATCATTAGATTTTCTTAAAAAGTACTACTTGTTTTGTAGTCCATTGGATTGATAATTTGTAGTTAAAACATCTGCAGTTCAAGAGAGTCCAGATGGTTTTACTTGCTTATGCTTATTGTGCTTTCCTGGCTCCAGTTCTTGCTTAATGCTTTATGTTAACCAGTTCTTTTGGAGTTCCCATTTTCTTGACGAAAATGTGACATCGAGGCTTAACCTGATTCTATGCTCATATgcagataaaatttaattagaaagAATTGTCCAGGTTTCATCATCAGTGTAACTTCATGTAGAAGGGAGACCAGAACTCTGGATGCATTCACCAATTATTTGGAGGATTTTCTAGAGAAGTGGCACAAGCAGCAACTTCATTAAATAGTTTCAACATTGAAGTAGTAAAATTAATAGTCAAAGCCTCAAAGGATGTTTGAGGTTCTATTGGGATCTGGCTACTCAGATGCCTGTTCCTAATCTACCACAATGCATGTTCTCAAGCACTAAAATTAGACATTTTTTTAGCTTTCTCCTAACCACATGTGGCCTTAGGCAAATGCATGAGAGGTATTCCTTATTCTGTTATGCACGAACATGTTTTCAGTTTGCCTTCAAAGGAGGTTTGAGGTTCTATAACACCCCGGCCCATTTGGACCCTGGATCAAGCCCAAAAATCCAAAgcccacacaaaaaaaaaaaaaaacacagaacgggaagaagactcccgatggagtcttcttctccgatgaatcccggacGGAGAAAAGTTCTGGGATCCTTAAAactctagggccctctataaataagactcccctCTCCCTCACGAGCCTCCACCGGCGACCGTTGAGCCCGATTCCTCCCCTTTACTCCGTGGAAgccgcggcagcctcttctcgtgttcatCGAAAATCGAAGATCGAAGAGGCCACCGAAActcaggtaaggctccaaattttcttcctctccctcttttctttctccccatggctttagaccctcaccggccgtcgggatcgtcggaaaatccatgaacaaggtgaACCCCTGTTTTGCTATATTTCGGCCgaaccctttcctctcttttccggccaccggcgccatcggttgcggcgtctcatccctaggataggatcctcatccctttatctctcttccCT
Above is a genomic segment from Elaeis guineensis isolate ETL-2024a chromosome 1, EG11, whole genome shotgun sequence containing:
- the LOC140856489 gene encoding shaggy-related protein kinase kappa isoform X2; this translates as MHMLDHPNIVGLKHYFFSTTDREELYLNLVLEFVPETVNRIARQYNRMNQRLPLLYVKLYTYQICRALAYIHNSVGICHRDIKPQNLLVNPHTQQLKLCDFGSAKVLVKGEPNISYICSRYYRAPELIFGATEYTTAIDMWSTGCVMAELILGQPLFPGESGVDQLVEIIKVLGTPTREEIKCMNPNYTEFKFPQIKAHPWHKVFQKRLPPEAVDLVCRFLQYSPNLRCTALEACMHPFFDELRDPDTRLPNGRPLPPLFNFKPQEIMCIPPNALERLVPEHARKQSLFMALNT
- the LOC140856489 gene encoding shaggy-related protein kinase kappa isoform X1 — its product is MASASLRHSGVGTSRAANSFKGSSSSVEWLGREMLEMRLKDTMPDLDEDKEIEPDITDGVGAERGHIIATVVGGRNGQPKQAVTYIAEHVVGTGSFGVVFQAKCRETGEIVAIKKVLQDKRYKNRELQIMHMLDHPNIVGLKHYFFSTTDREELYLNLVLEFVPETVNRIARQYNRMNQRLPLLYVKLYTYQICRALAYIHNSVGICHRDIKPQNLLVNPHTQQLKLCDFGSAKVLVKGEPNISYICSRYYRAPELIFGATEYTTAIDMWSTGCVMAELILGQPLFPGESGVDQLVEIIKVLGTPTREEIKCMNPNYTEFKFPQIKAHPWHKVFQKRLPPEAVDLVCRFLQYSPNLRCTALEACMHPFFDELRDPDTRLPNGRPLPPLFNFKPQEIMCIPPNALERLVPEHARKQSLFMALNT